The following proteins come from a genomic window of Myroides odoratus DSM 2801:
- a CDS encoding PspC domain-containing protein, whose translation MNRTLTINIGGLVFHIEEQAYQRLDQYIKAIRRSIAIEEQDEVVQDIELRIAEIFNSKITTTKQVITSEDVEEVIQIMGRPEDYSIDDENNYQHTEQTYYREKKLFRDTDNRILGGVLAGLAHYFKIDTIWVRLIFIFLVFFYGTGVLLYFVLWIIIPSAKTASEKLDMMGEPVNIETIERKIREGVDYTTSKINSIDYGKFKTQTQRATNQGTKVIRYILGIGFIIVSVIGMLISFFVNLMIIVNTNFMINELDIPTELLDPNIPKWIFHTFISLITFLPFIIMLLLGLKLLYTNMKYIWITAITIFVLWIGSLIGLSVMIINGDTSNFTKTRHGYGYTVTYSSDDKNSTLDDAFLFTTSKDVVLELDNTVQNTSDFMNKIEIVPSYQEEIYGKLGNTGHQYKNVIQTKEEDTTFTIVVTEEQLKLNPTFTLYLPIGKKIQLNDKVKPYLFQDLQSNIKPGTHWYEMKDDFNLHCTDCN comes from the coding sequence ATGAATAGAACATTAACAATAAATATCGGTGGTTTAGTTTTTCACATTGAAGAGCAAGCCTACCAAAGACTGGATCAATACATCAAAGCGATCCGCAGATCGATTGCTATTGAAGAACAAGATGAAGTAGTGCAAGATATTGAATTGCGTATTGCTGAAATATTCAACTCTAAAATAACGACTACCAAACAAGTAATTACCTCTGAAGATGTAGAAGAAGTTATTCAAATCATGGGGCGTCCAGAAGATTACTCTATTGATGATGAGAACAATTACCAACATACTGAACAAACCTATTACAGAGAGAAGAAGTTATTTCGCGATACAGACAATCGCATTTTAGGTGGTGTTTTAGCAGGATTGGCTCATTACTTCAAAATCGATACGATTTGGGTTCGTCTGATCTTTATCTTCTTGGTTTTCTTCTATGGAACAGGAGTTCTCTTGTATTTTGTCTTGTGGATTATTATTCCCAGTGCAAAAACGGCTAGTGAAAAGCTGGATATGATGGGAGAACCTGTCAATATCGAAACCATTGAGCGCAAAATACGCGAAGGAGTGGACTATACGACAAGTAAGATCAATTCTATTGACTATGGTAAGTTCAAAACGCAAACGCAAAGAGCAACGAATCAAGGAACAAAAGTAATCCGTTATATCTTGGGAATTGGTTTTATCATTGTGTCTGTCATCGGGATGTTGATTAGCTTTTTTGTCAATTTGATGATTATTGTCAATACCAACTTCATGATTAATGAATTGGATATTCCTACTGAACTACTTGACCCCAACATTCCGAAATGGATCTTCCATACGTTTATAAGTCTAATTACGTTCTTGCCTTTTATCATTATGTTGTTGTTGGGGCTAAAATTGCTGTACACCAATATGAAATACATTTGGATTACCGCCATTACTATATTTGTTTTGTGGATTGGTAGTTTAATTGGTTTATCCGTTATGATAATCAATGGAGATACAAGTAATTTTACAAAAACGAGACATGGATACGGATATACCGTGACCTATTCTTCTGATGATAAAAACAGTACACTTGATGATGCCTTTTTATTTACAACGAGTAAAGATGTTGTTTTAGAATTGGATAACACTGTTCAAAACACAAGTGATTTCATGAATAAAATAGAAATTGTACCTTCATATCAAGAGGAGATTTATGGCAAACTAGGTAATACAGGACATCAGTACAAAAATGTAATACAAACTAAAGAAGAGGATACAACATTCACTATTGTAGTGACAGAAGAGCAATTAAAACTCAATCCTACTTTTACACTATATTTACCTATAGGAAAAAAGATTCAGCTGAACGACAAAGTAAAACCTTATTTATTTCAGGATCTTCAATCCAACATCAAACCAGGTACACACTGGTATGAGATGAAAGATGATTTTAATTTACACTGCACCGATTGCAACTAA
- a CDS encoding OmpA family protein has translation MKKTTTTLLAGALLVGSLSLTSCDSVKNANNTQKGATIGAAGGAIIGGILGNNIGKGGNSALGAVLGGVIGGAAGGVIGNNMDKQARQIEQTVPGAQVERVGEGIKLILGESSVNFNLNQATLTDKAKQNLDKLIVVFKENPNTNISIFGYTDNTGREEYNLKLSRQRANAVKTYLMQNGVSNKRLATEGMGIADPIASNDTDAGRAKNRRVEFAIKANEQMIIDAQNEAATM, from the coding sequence ATGAAAAAAACAACTACAACCTTATTAGCAGGAGCTTTGCTAGTAGGTTCTTTATCGCTGACAAGCTGTGACTCTGTCAAAAATGCGAATAATACACAAAAAGGAGCTACAATTGGAGCTGCTGGAGGCGCTATCATTGGAGGAATATTAGGAAATAATATCGGAAAAGGTGGAAATAGTGCTTTAGGAGCTGTATTAGGTGGTGTTATTGGTGGAGCTGCTGGTGGTGTTATTGGAAACAATATGGACAAGCAAGCACGTCAAATTGAACAAACCGTTCCTGGTGCTCAAGTAGAACGTGTAGGAGAAGGAATTAAATTGATCTTAGGGGAGAGTTCAGTGAACTTCAACTTGAATCAAGCTACTTTGACAGACAAGGCGAAACAAAATTTAGATAAGTTGATCGTCGTATTCAAAGAAAACCCAAATACAAATATCAGTATTTTCGGATATACAGATAATACAGGTAGAGAAGAGTATAATTTGAAATTATCAAGACAACGTGCAAATGCGGTGAAGACGTATTTAATGCAAAATGGAGTTTCAAATAAGCGTTTAGCTACAGAAGGAATGGGAATTGCTGATCCAATTGCAAGTAATGATACAGATGCAGGAAGAGCAAAAAACCGCCGTGTAGAATTTGCAATTAAAGCGAATGAACAAATGATTATCGATGCGCAAAATGAAGCAGCTACGATGTAA
- a CDS encoding lipocalin family protein produces the protein MKKLVLLSFVGLALASCKPTMDKQSQYGIKGDWTLTSVSHIGGEFVKVTSFNIADAHCFNGSQWKFVSNNNSGVVSLMGGNSCPMFESNFKWFVNPNGEFEFKFVDAGLKAKNVTTGYKMKVKNQTATSFDLIDYFYVDGQGYDVTYHFVKN, from the coding sequence ATGAAAAAGTTAGTTTTATTAAGTTTTGTAGGCTTGGCATTAGCCTCTTGTAAACCGACGATGGATAAACAGTCGCAATACGGAATTAAAGGAGATTGGACACTGACTTCTGTTTCTCATATCGGAGGTGAATTTGTGAAAGTTACTTCTTTTAATATTGCTGATGCTCATTGCTTCAACGGAAGTCAGTGGAAATTTGTTTCAAACAACAACTCTGGCGTAGTGAGTTTAATGGGAGGGAATTCATGTCCTATGTTTGAAAGTAACTTTAAGTGGTTCGTTAATCCAAATGGTGAATTTGAATTTAAATTTGTCGATGCTGGATTAAAAGCAAAAAACGTAACCACAGGTTATAAAATGAAGGTTAAAAATCAAACCGCTACTAGTTTTGATTTGATTGATTATTTTTACGTAGATGGACAAGGGTATGATGTAACATATCACTTTGTAAAAAATTAA
- the htpG gene encoding molecular chaperone HtpG, whose product MTSGKINVTVENIFPLIKKFLYSDHEIFLRELVSNATDATLKLKHLTSIGEANVEYGNPIIEVKIDKDNKKLHLIDQGIGMTKEEVEKYINQVAFSGAEEFLEKYKDSAKDTGIIGHFGLGFYSAFMVADKVEIITKSFKDAPAAHWTCDGSPEYTLEESDKQERGTEIILHIAEDSLDFLEDYKIRELLTKYNKFMPVPIKFGTHEEGEGDDKVEVDTIINNPTPAWTKQPADLTDEDYKNFYRELYPMQFEEPLFHIHLNVDYPFNLTGILYFPKLSVDMQMQKDKIQLYQNQVFVTDNVEGIVPDFLTMLKGVIDSPDIPLNVSRSYLQADGNVKKISNYITRKVADKLKSLFNENRADFESKWNDIKVVLEYGMLSEEKFAEKAGAFMLYPTTDNTYYTIEELKEATKDLQTDKDGNLVVLYTSNKDAQHSYISAAKEKGYQVIVMDSPIVSHLIQKLESENEKMTFARVDADHINNLIKKEENSISKLSEEEQTTLQSFIEQVVPKEKYTVKLESMDSQDAPLILTQPEFMRRMKEMSQSGGGGMFGMGNFPEMYNLVVNTNSEFASKILNNTNEAERTTAFSQALDLAKLSQGLLKGEELTAFVKRNFEKL is encoded by the coding sequence ATGACATCTGGAAAAATTAATGTTACTGTAGAGAATATCTTTCCTCTGATTAAAAAGTTCTTGTATAGTGATCACGAGATATTCTTAAGAGAGTTAGTTTCAAATGCAACTGATGCTACATTGAAGTTAAAACACCTAACGAGTATTGGTGAGGCGAATGTAGAATATGGCAATCCTATTATTGAGGTTAAAATCGACAAAGACAACAAAAAACTTCACCTCATCGACCAAGGAATTGGTATGACGAAAGAAGAAGTTGAGAAATACATCAATCAGGTTGCTTTCTCTGGTGCGGAAGAGTTCTTAGAAAAATACAAAGACAGCGCCAAAGACACGGGAATCATCGGGCATTTTGGATTGGGATTCTATTCTGCTTTTATGGTAGCAGACAAAGTAGAAATCATTACTAAATCGTTCAAAGATGCACCAGCTGCGCATTGGACGTGTGATGGAAGTCCGGAGTACACCCTAGAAGAATCGGATAAACAAGAAAGAGGAACAGAAATTATTCTGCACATCGCAGAAGATTCGCTTGACTTCTTAGAGGATTACAAAATCCGTGAGCTTTTAACGAAATACAATAAATTCATGCCTGTGCCAATTAAATTTGGAACGCATGAAGAAGGAGAAGGCGATGATAAAGTAGAAGTGGATACCATCATCAATAACCCTACTCCAGCTTGGACGAAACAACCGGCTGATTTAACGGATGAAGACTACAAAAACTTCTATCGTGAATTATATCCGATGCAGTTTGAAGAGCCTTTATTCCATATTCACTTGAATGTGGACTATCCATTTAACTTAACTGGAATCTTGTATTTCCCTAAGTTAAGTGTGGATATGCAAATGCAAAAAGACAAAATTCAATTGTACCAAAACCAGGTATTTGTAACGGATAATGTAGAAGGAATTGTTCCTGACTTCTTAACGATGTTGAAAGGGGTAATTGATTCACCAGATATTCCATTAAACGTATCGCGTTCATACTTACAAGCGGATGGTAACGTGAAGAAAATCTCCAACTACATCACGCGTAAAGTTGCGGATAAATTAAAATCGCTATTCAACGAGAATAGAGCTGATTTTGAAAGCAAGTGGAACGATATTAAAGTGGTGTTAGAATATGGAATGTTGTCTGAAGAGAAATTTGCTGAGAAAGCAGGTGCTTTTATGTTGTATCCAACAACAGACAATACATACTATACAATAGAGGAATTAAAAGAAGCAACGAAGGATTTACAAACCGACAAAGACGGTAACCTTGTTGTTTTATATACGTCAAATAAAGATGCGCAACATAGCTACATCAGTGCTGCCAAAGAAAAAGGGTACCAAGTAATCGTTATGGACTCTCCTATCGTTTCTCACTTGATTCAAAAATTAGAGAGCGAAAATGAGAAAATGACCTTTGCTCGTGTGGATGCGGATCACATCAATAACTTGATTAAGAAAGAGGAAAACTCCATTTCTAAGTTATCCGAAGAAGAGCAAACTACGTTGCAATCGTTCATTGAACAAGTAGTACCGAAAGAAAAATACACGGTAAAACTAGAATCAATGGACAGTCAAGATGCTCCATTAATCTTGACTCAACCAGAGTTCATGCGTCGTATGAAAGAGATGAGTCAATCAGGTGGTGGTGGAATGTTCGGTATGGGTAATTTCCCAGAGATGTACAATTTAGTGGTGAATACCAACTCGGAATTTGCTTCTAAAATCTTGAACAATACCAATGAAGCAGAACGTACAACTGCTTTCAGTCAAGCCTTAGATTTAGCGAAATTATCGCAAGGGTTGTTGAAAGGAGAAGAGCTTACAGCATTCGTGAAAAGAAATTTTGAAAAACTGTGA
- a CDS encoding CPCC family cysteine-rich protein: protein MSNKNNKKHACPCCGYFTLNDNVGNTFQLCLVCYWEDDGIQFGDPSYEGGANRVSLIQAKENFKSFGASEREFIQYVRLPLEEEK from the coding sequence ATGAGTAATAAGAATAATAAAAAGCATGCTTGTCCATGTTGTGGTTATTTTACTCTGAATGACAATGTAGGTAATACGTTTCAACTATGTCTTGTTTGTTATTGGGAAGATGATGGTATACAATTTGGAGATCCTTCATATGAAGGTGGAGCAAATCGTGTTAGCTTAATTCAGGCAAAAGAAAACTTCAAATCTTTTGGAGCAAGTGAACGGGAATTCATACAATATGTTCGACTACCTTTAGAGGAAGAAAAATAA
- a CDS encoding EamA family transporter — translation MKEQNLIKGVFLVAIGASSFGMLASFVKLAYSHGYTTAEVTLSQVLLGLIGMFIINLIRKKQPNEVTATKKDIRNLILAGTSMGFTSVLYYMAVSYIDASIAVVLLMQSVWIGVVIESVVTKQFPSLLKIIAVALILFGTVLATNVLANEIELDYRGVIFGFLASCSFATTMFASNVVANHLAAPKRSLFMLCGATAIVLIFCFITQLGPNNSNAMLSFYQLFTDNTTGIRDFDWSIFYSWGLLLALFGTILPPIFLNMGFPHTGVGLGSIVASIELPVSVTVAFMVLQEQVVLIQWLGILLILSAIFLMNSRLIFKKKQALT, via the coding sequence ATGAAAGAACAAAATTTGATAAAAGGCGTATTTTTAGTAGCCATTGGAGCATCTAGCTTTGGTATGTTGGCTTCCTTTGTAAAATTAGCCTATTCTCACGGTTATACAACAGCCGAGGTAACCCTATCTCAAGTGTTACTAGGGTTAATTGGTATGTTTATCATCAATCTGATTCGCAAGAAACAACCCAATGAAGTAACCGCAACCAAAAAAGACATCCGCAACCTTATTTTAGCAGGTACCTCTATGGGGTTCACTTCGGTATTATACTATATGGCGGTAAGTTATATTGATGCTTCTATCGCTGTCGTATTATTGATGCAATCGGTATGGATTGGTGTAGTCATAGAAAGTGTGGTAACCAAACAATTCCCAAGCTTGCTTAAAATTATAGCTGTTGCGTTAATCTTATTCGGAACAGTATTAGCAACCAATGTATTAGCCAATGAAATTGAATTGGATTACAGAGGAGTTATCTTTGGTTTTCTAGCTTCGTGTTCTTTCGCCACAACCATGTTTGCTTCTAATGTAGTTGCTAATCATTTGGCGGCTCCTAAGCGAAGCTTATTCATGTTATGCGGGGCTACAGCCATCGTTTTAATCTTTTGTTTTATTACGCAACTCGGTCCGAACAACTCCAATGCAATGCTGTCTTTTTATCAGCTATTTACAGATAATACTACAGGAATTCGCGACTTTGATTGGAGTATTTTTTACTCTTGGGGATTATTATTAGCTCTTTTTGGTACCATCCTGCCTCCAATTTTCTTGAATATGGGATTCCCTCATACAGGAGTTGGTTTAGGAAGTATTGTTGCTTCAATTGAATTACCCGTATCCGTAACCGTTGCCTTTATGGTCTTACAAGAACAAGTAGTTTTAATTCAATGGTTGGGGATTTTATTGATTTTAAGTGCTATTTTCTTAATGAATAGTCGTTTAATTTTCAAGAAAAAACAAGCCTTAACCTAG
- a CDS encoding toxin-antitoxin system YwqK family antitoxin, with protein MYKKLLPIALLFSSAIYSQTAKDTLWVNAYDETTTKALASSFRVLKPFKQKKGYEEITTYNKETKAIEIKGIGSFDSNKTISYDGKVTYYNADGSINFDMFFEEGNAIKITSTDPFTQEEYTLTYENGYPYDGTMVQLYKNSYFYYVINEGVYLSYIYVNKDNANEKYLFTFDDDNNIIDEQFINAAGETIFSATYEGGAVQNGTSIILDYDTFRPLATNTYVDGVNTASTYYFKSGEIKYKTTATSTQTTTVFYDEKGKTIGTYKADLDTYGSETNQEGIYLFYNEYTETPDTPTSQSEYKKGSLVKETIFYDQPTAFVPKSTKFYKGDYYLEKIEYFNTDGSKKGELIYNEDGYTPQNGVLYDDESITTYKDGILVEKKSFYSSGEIFEDATEFTSTYYNKKGAVIGKLQSKKGTYGYTEPFQGDFITLSNDEIGTKISYDKGRVVYSATYEPYPSYDSKPILREEVFTPLNGTSKRVFYTRQGKKSREELFNKNDYDETILKVTYFDTKGKVTGVFDNIEKEGTYYTFFDNDAIESTSTYSKGELVYKKEYANKNGSYSTEIDPYLASEINYNKEGVFYDMEGNQTAKASYKAGKPYTGTVSAYDGYATTITTYEKGLKEGIETFKSDYADYIATKTYYKAGEIVKEENYVDSYLQSSKVYKDGELHGPAKFYDEEGELVATLEYKEGYAHNGTSISYGYEGNTYTTYENGLVTYDKTVSTLTGLMLSEETVAADGTIQKNIYDENESLVYQYGLKDYALHGTCTYFEKGKAKYKSTFEEGRFVEGTVALKTWGDPYSYYDYDDTTYFVCTLQKNSMTIQRVAKDTNKVVFELTSKLKKGKMEDNPVFQNKIDSTNLYPDDNTAY; from the coding sequence ATGTACAAAAAATTATTACCTATTGCCTTGTTATTCTCTTCTGCTATCTACAGCCAGACAGCAAAAGACACCTTATGGGTAAATGCTTATGATGAAACAACCACAAAAGCATTGGCTTCTTCCTTTAGAGTTTTGAAACCTTTCAAACAAAAAAAGGGATATGAAGAAATTACGACCTACAACAAAGAAACAAAAGCAATTGAAATCAAAGGAATCGGTAGTTTTGATTCCAATAAAACGATTTCTTATGATGGGAAAGTTACCTACTATAATGCAGATGGATCGATTAATTTCGATATGTTTTTTGAAGAAGGAAATGCAATAAAAATTACTTCTACTGATCCTTTTACACAAGAAGAATATACGTTAACCTATGAAAATGGTTACCCATACGATGGAACGATGGTTCAGTTGTATAAAAATTCGTATTTCTACTATGTGATTAATGAAGGCGTGTATTTGTCTTACATCTATGTCAACAAGGACAATGCAAATGAGAAGTACTTATTTACATTTGATGACGACAACAATATCATTGATGAGCAATTTATCAATGCAGCAGGAGAAACTATCTTTTCCGCTACTTATGAAGGCGGAGCGGTTCAAAATGGTACCTCTATTATTTTAGATTATGATACATTCCGTCCTCTTGCTACAAATACTTATGTGGATGGTGTTAATACAGCATCGACCTACTATTTTAAATCAGGAGAAATAAAATATAAAACAACGGCTACATCTACTCAGACTACTACTGTTTTCTATGATGAGAAAGGCAAAACAATTGGTACATACAAAGCGGATTTAGATACGTATGGTTCAGAAACGAATCAAGAGGGAATCTATTTATTCTACAATGAATATACAGAAACTCCAGATACGCCAACAAGCCAATCTGAATACAAGAAAGGAAGTTTAGTAAAGGAAACTATTTTCTATGATCAACCGACTGCTTTTGTTCCTAAATCAACTAAATTCTACAAAGGAGATTATTACCTTGAGAAAATTGAGTACTTCAATACGGACGGAAGCAAAAAAGGAGAGTTAATCTACAATGAAGATGGTTACACTCCTCAAAACGGTGTTTTATATGATGATGAGTCAATTACAACCTATAAAGACGGTATTTTAGTGGAGAAGAAATCTTTTTATTCATCTGGAGAGATTTTTGAAGATGCAACAGAATTTACTTCGACTTACTACAACAAAAAAGGAGCAGTCATTGGTAAATTACAATCTAAAAAAGGAACGTATGGCTATACAGAACCTTTCCAAGGGGATTTCATTACATTGAGTAATGACGAAATTGGCACTAAAATTTCGTATGACAAAGGTCGAGTTGTTTATTCAGCTACTTATGAACCTTATCCATCGTATGACAGTAAACCAATACTGAGAGAGGAAGTATTCACGCCGTTAAATGGAACTTCGAAACGTGTATTTTATACCAGACAAGGGAAAAAAAGTAGAGAAGAGTTATTCAATAAGAATGACTATGATGAAACTATTTTAAAAGTGACTTACTTTGATACTAAAGGTAAAGTAACTGGTGTTTTTGACAACATTGAAAAAGAAGGAACTTATTATACATTCTTTGACAATGATGCCATTGAATCTACAAGTACATATAGCAAAGGAGAGTTGGTTTACAAAAAAGAATATGCGAACAAAAACGGATCTTATAGTACCGAAATTGATCCTTATTTAGCATCTGAAATCAACTACAACAAAGAAGGTGTTTTCTATGATATGGAAGGCAATCAAACAGCAAAAGCTTCTTATAAAGCAGGAAAACCGTATACAGGAACAGTTAGCGCTTATGATGGTTATGCTACGACAATCACAACCTATGAAAAAGGATTGAAAGAGGGGATTGAAACCTTTAAAAGTGATTATGCGGATTATATAGCGACGAAAACCTACTATAAAGCAGGGGAAATTGTAAAAGAGGAAAACTATGTAGATAGCTACCTACAATCCTCTAAAGTATATAAAGATGGTGAATTACATGGGCCTGCAAAATTCTATGATGAAGAAGGAGAACTAGTTGCTACGTTAGAATACAAAGAGGGCTATGCACACAACGGAACTTCAATTTCTTATGGTTATGAAGGCAATACGTACACAACGTATGAAAATGGGTTAGTTACCTATGACAAAACGGTTAGTACGTTAACTGGATTAATGCTATCTGAAGAAACCGTAGCAGCAGATGGAACGATTCAAAAAAACATATACGATGAAAACGAATCTTTAGTTTACCAATATGGTTTAAAAGATTACGCATTACATGGTACGTGTACGTACTTTGAAAAAGGAAAAGCAAAATACAAAAGTACTTTTGAAGAAGGTCGTTTTGTAGAAGGAACAGTTGCACTAAAAACATGGGGAGATCCGTATAGTTACTACGACTATGATGATACGACTTATTTTGTGTGTACCCTTCAAAAAAACAGCATGACTATCCAACGCGTAGCGAAGGATACAAACAAAGTTGTTTTTGAATTAACAAGTAAGCTTAAAAAAGGAAAAATGGAAGACAATCCTGTTTTCCAAAATAAGATTGACAGTACAAATCTTTATCCAGACGATAACACTGCGTATTAA
- a CDS encoding lysophospholipid acyltransferase family protein, which yields MGLFKRNPFGHILWLKKWIIRTFGFLTHQRYRGFNDLQIEGSEILRRLPDKNVLFISNHQTYFADVVAMYHVFNASLKGRDNSIKNIMYIWKPKLNLYYVAAAETMKSGILPRIMAYVGAVKVDRTWRSQGVDIDEKREVDQGQVENIKIALDDGWVITFPQGTTKSFKPIRKGTAHIIKNYKPIVVPIVIDGFRRSFDKKGLHLKKKGILQSMVIKEPLQIDYENDSIDQIVEQIELAIEQHPSFLKVLPQEFIEEQKELNERRTYDYYNSSKNY from the coding sequence ATGGGATTATTTAAGAGGAATCCATTTGGACATATTTTATGGCTAAAAAAATGGATCATTAGAACGTTTGGATTTTTAACCCATCAACGTTATAGAGGGTTTAACGATTTACAAATCGAAGGTTCAGAGATTTTACGCCGTTTACCCGATAAAAATGTATTGTTTATATCCAATCATCAAACCTATTTTGCTGATGTGGTAGCGATGTATCACGTGTTTAATGCTAGTTTAAAGGGGCGAGATAATTCGATTAAAAACATCATGTATATCTGGAAGCCCAAATTAAACCTGTACTATGTAGCAGCAGCAGAGACAATGAAATCGGGTATTTTACCGCGTATTATGGCTTATGTAGGTGCAGTAAAGGTCGATCGTACGTGGAGAAGCCAAGGGGTGGATATTGATGAAAAAAGAGAAGTAGATCAAGGTCAAGTCGAGAATATTAAAATAGCCCTAGATGATGGTTGGGTGATTACATTCCCACAAGGAACAACTAAATCATTCAAACCGATCCGAAAAGGAACCGCACACATTATCAAAAATTACAAGCCGATTGTCGTACCGATTGTTATTGATGGGTTCCGACGATCATTTGACAAGAAAGGATTACACCTGAAAAAGAAAGGAATATTGCAATCCATGGTGATTAAAGAACCTTTGCAAATTGATTATGAAAATGATAGCATTGATCAAATTGTAGAACAAATTGAATTGGCTATCGAACAACATCCTTCTTTCTTGAAAGTTCTTCCACAAGAATTTATTGAAGAACAAAAAGAACTGAATGAAAGAAGAACCTATGATTATTATAATTCATCAAAGAATTACTAG
- a CDS encoding NUDIX hydrolase has product MTFDSFLHKIEQIKGATPAGIDAHRLMIPVERIPYLYADDFEERNPRESAVMMLLYPKGQKTHVLLIERATYKGVHSGQVGFPGGKYEQEDIDLVHTALRETQEEVGIVDRDIQIIQPYTKIYIPPSNFYVQPYLGISQKELSFTPDDFEVANIIELPLDILLQDQLIQEVQMKTSYASWTHVPAFIYKNYTIWGATAMMLSELKETLKIALKTPH; this is encoded by the coding sequence ATGACATTTGATTCTTTTTTGCATAAGATCGAGCAAATTAAAGGTGCAACCCCTGCGGGTATTGATGCGCATCGCCTGATGATCCCTGTAGAAAGGATCCCTTATTTGTATGCAGATGATTTTGAGGAACGCAATCCCAGAGAATCTGCTGTGATGATGTTGTTGTATCCCAAAGGACAGAAAACCCATGTACTTCTCATTGAACGCGCCACCTACAAAGGCGTTCATTCGGGGCAAGTAGGATTTCCAGGAGGAAAGTACGAGCAAGAGGATATTGATTTAGTGCATACAGCGCTGCGAGAAACACAGGAAGAAGTAGGGATTGTAGATCGGGATATACAAATTATTCAACCGTATACTAAAATTTATATTCCGCCTAGTAATTTCTATGTACAACCGTATTTGGGTATTTCACAGAAAGAGTTGTCTTTTACTCCGGATGATTTTGAAGTAGCGAATATTATTGAATTGCCCTTGGATATCTTATTACAAGATCAATTAATCCAAGAGGTGCAAATGAAAACAAGCTATGCGTCTTGGACGCATGTACCGGCCTTTATTTACAAGAACTATACCATCTGGGGGGCTACAGCGATGATGTTGAGTGAACTCAAAGAAACGCTGAAAATAGCGCTTAAAACACCACATTAA
- a CDS encoding DUF4268 domain-containing protein, whose translation MYSKEDAKRIKKEFWIQFAAEYPRKWLLHNTKIKDVSFKFYADNKKAEVLLDIEPRDEEKRTIYYEKIESLRTILLEEHLPDALFERNYYLENGKLISRIWVSLDHVSINNPKTWENIFEFFNEKMTAFEIFFYEYEDYIRDLEINT comes from the coding sequence ATGTATAGTAAAGAAGATGCTAAAAGAATAAAAAAAGAATTTTGGATTCAATTTGCCGCTGAATATCCAAGAAAGTGGTTGTTGCACAATACCAAAATTAAAGATGTTTCTTTTAAGTTTTATGCAGACAATAAAAAAGCAGAAGTACTCCTTGATATTGAACCAAGAGATGAAGAGAAGAGAACCATTTATTACGAAAAAATAGAATCGCTTCGAACAATCCTATTGGAAGAGCATCTACCTGATGCCCTATTTGAACGCAACTACTACCTCGAAAACGGAAAATTAATCAGTCGCATTTGGGTTTCTTTGGACCATGTTTCTATTAATAATCCAAAGACTTGGGAGAATATTTTTGAATTTTTCAACGAAAAAATGACAGCATTCGAAATTTTCTTTTACGAATACGAAGATTATATCCGAGATTTAGAAATAAATACTTAA